A section of the Mangifera indica cultivar Alphonso chromosome 12, CATAS_Mindica_2.1, whole genome shotgun sequence genome encodes:
- the LOC123193155 gene encoding LOW QUALITY PROTEIN: NAC domain-containing protein 35-like (The sequence of the model RefSeq protein was modified relative to this genomic sequence to represent the inferred CDS: deleted 3 bases in 2 codons), with protein sequence MAIATPSMNNNNKDEDEDHREHDMVIPGFRFHPTEEELVEFYLRRKVEGKRFNVELITFLDLYRYDPWELPALAAIGEKEWFFYVPRDRKYRNGDRPNRVTTSGYWKATGADRMIKSESSRSIGLKKTLVFYSGKAPKGIRTSWIMNEYRLPHHETERYQKAEISLSRVYKRAGVEDHPSLPRSLPTRASSSSTSRSFTPSSNAYPQEAQHLAMERTFQTFGNQSRNSPQLDMEKMSETDGSTSSDVTTVLGLSKQNLYRPTMAPPPISTDGLFLDQSKQVCNSLVPTCTTALDEFHGLLTYQEQPPPYNFNQPSQFSTLLHHQVQAAPLGLNTLTSSLPISDRLWEWNPIAEANRDYNDPFK encoded by the exons ATGGCGATTGCAACTCCAAGCATGAACAACAACAacaaggatgaggatgaagatcaCCGTGAACATGACATGGTGATACCTGGCTTTCGTTTCCATCCCACCGAAGAAGAACTGGTTGAGTTCTACCTTCGCCGTAAGGTTGAGGGCAAGCGTTTCAATGTCGAACTCATCACTTTTCTTGATCTTTATCGCTATGACCCTTGGGAACTCCCtg CTTTGGCGGCGATAGGGGAGAAAGAGTGGTTCTTTTATGTGCCGAGAGATCGAAAGTACAGGAATGGGGACAGGCCTAATAGAGTGACGACTTCTGGGTACTGGAAGGCGACCGGAGCTGATCGAATGATCAAAAGTGAGAGCTCTCGATCAATTGGGTTGAAGAAAACCCTAGTT TTCTATTCTGGGAAAGCTCCTAAAGGCATCAGAACCAGTTGGATTATGAACGAGTATCGTCTTCCTCATCATGAAACTGAACGATACCAAAAG GCAGAAATATCATTGTCTCGCGTGTACAAGAGAGCTGGAGTTGAAGACCATCCCTCTCTTCCTCGTTCGCTTCCAACGAGAGCCTCATCTTCATCAACATCAAGAAGCTTTACGCCATCATCGAATGCATATCCTCAAGAG GCTCAACATTTAGCAATGGAGAGGACGTTCCAGACTTTCGGAAACCAATCACGAAATTCACCGCAACTTGATATGGAAAAGATGAGTGAAACAGATGGAAGTACAAGCTCAGATGTCACCACAGTTCTTGGCCTTTCAAAGCAAAACCTTTACCGTCCAACAATGGCACCGCCTCCAATTAGCACAGATGGCTTGTTCCTTGACCAGTCTAAACAAGTATGCAACTCTTTAGTCCCCACTTGCACCACCGCCCTCGATGAATTTCACGGACTATTAACCTACCAAGAACAACCACCACCCTATAATTTCAATCAACCGTCACAATTCTCCACCTTGCTACATCATCAAGTGCAGGCAGCGCCATTGGGACTCAACACACTAACAAGTTCACTTCCAATCTCTGATAGATTGTGGGAATGGAACCCAATTGCGGAAGCAAACAGAGACTACAATGATCCCTTCAAgtaa